The Colias croceus chromosome 21, ilColCroc2.1 genome window below encodes:
- the LOC123701547 gene encoding uncharacterized protein LOC123701547: MMTRNRPKKTDEADAAAVTHTRPPASPSELRETTTTAPAETETRVDDTQSQASVRTTRSVRSRLKEAQAEAGSKLLALEKKMIALEKEQILKEMEANIARIADDASVVDRTDALPIESTDRVQDWLKRHSQEATAMPQRHGDAPFPTRGESSRQVAWTKETVGQRRDESPVVEHDTTKVGTPRARSRDRGIEKLTEVFEELTRQRPPPRQGFDLPQFNGNVTEWLYFKAAYEDTTRLYKYTNIENLARLRACLTGAARDTVAVLLSTTNDPELIMRTLNQCYGRPEIIIDRAMDEIKKLPRPGTTAVELNQFAVKVQNIAWLLNSIEDRSYVNSTMLVREILNKLSLHYQARWTDYGQAHGTTYEPIFLTLSNYLIKEADLQLTYNYSKKTETTTVEKRESRPLRRANIYATNNDDKKISCLCCGREHETPKCKEFANMSLSQRWERMKKARACFQCIVSTHLRSRCKHKRCDIDGCDKPHHPMLHEEKIAIEEKPTEVVLSTTINSNNQAVLLKVCPVYIKSDGEKQIKTYALLDEGSTISLIDEDLARELELDGPTQPLRISGVGASSDIMNSRSVQIKISRQNNGASRAIRVRTMTNLAIGGQTISANTLKYDHLKGLPLKDVIGKVKPKLLIGSDNWDLIISRKLRTGKRGEPVASLTRLGWVIHGTTPKTTLSRENVLHTYENDDDCVSNKSLEKLMKKSYEIDALGIKVTQRKSSVDERAIRIFEETARRINGRFEVGLPWRTDKPTLPLNYEMARKRLKSIENKMDRCEEFKHAYTAEIQNLINKGYAAPVTNDDLPATTTWYLPHFAVVNPNKPGKLRVVFDAAARDKGVCLNDELLDGPDLLQSLPGILYKYRENEVAVTADVKEMFLQIKIRKQDQGAQLFLWRGDDRTSPPKTFKMTSMIFGARSSPFIAHSVRNKNAEDFRLSHPLAYEAITKNHYMDDFVDSFRTEDEAIQTIKEVIHVHAHASFTLAGWSSNRDTVIQHTPFDLRTRATASLVATNHDMNKTLGMVWIPREDRLSFNTCLARIHTDVKERRRPPSKREALGTVMSIFDPLGLISYYTITAKIILQNLWRLKLDWDEPIPAEDYANFDDWLKRLNDITKLRIPRWYGNTGGVKVELHVFCDASEQAYASAAYWRSEEPNGNVRIALISGKARVAPLKTQSIPRLELQAALIGVRLASTILKEHRLAVASHTYWTDSTTVLQWIRNDKARHTPFVANRLGEIAELTKINQWRWVPTADNVADDATRINNEEKNENDRWFTGPAFLREPRESWPEQAPWLEVAAVEHHTATERADIRQSVPDVTRFSKYERYIRAIAYVLMFINRAKKIKTTLDANLLEEAERLAIKASQHDKFEEDIERLTNKKSICRSSRLAKLDPVLDEHGLLRLNGRLKHAAIPNVCKCPVILDGGHRFTRLLVRREHERALHANNERVVNDLRQRYWILRVRPTVKAVAKECSTCRIKKATPTMPNFGDLPAERTEAFVRPFTNCGLDYFGPMTITIGRRREKRWGALFTCLSTRAVHIELVGTLTTDSAIMAMRRMAARRGWPRVMYSDNATNFRGADTELRRAIEVWESELKDYGLQQRMNWK; the protein is encoded by the coding sequence ATGATGACCCGCAACCGACCGAAGAAGACAGACGAGGCGGATGCAGCGGCCGTTACACATACAAGACCGCCCGCATCACCGTCTGAGCTACGAGAAACGACGACGACAGCACCCGCAGAAACGGAAACGCGAGTAGACGACACTCAGTCACAGGCCTCAGTCAGAACGACGAGATCTGTGAGATCGCGACTGAAGGAAGCACAAGCAGAGGCAGGAAGCAAGCTACTAGCGCTCGAAAAGAAAATGATAGCGCTCGAAAAAGAACAAATACTAAAAGAAATGGAAGCGAACATTGCGAGAATTGCTGACGACGCTAGCGTTGTTGACAGAACGGACGCGCTACCGATAGAGTCAACCGATAGAGTACAAGACTGGCTCAAAAGACACAGCCAAGAAGCGACCGCTATGCCACAAAGACACGGTGACGCCCCCTTTCCAACACGGGGGGAGTCATCGCGACAAGTCGCGTGGACTAAAGAGACGGTCGGGCAACGTAGAGATGAGTCACCCGTCGTAGAACACGACACAACGAAAGTCGGAACACCGAGAGCAAGATCCCGAGATCGCGGGATAGAAAAGCTAACTGAAGTCTTTGAGGAGCTGACGAGACAAAGGCCGCCTCCAAGACAAGGCTTCGATTTACCTCAGTTCAATGGAAACGTAACAGAATGGCTGTACTTCAAGGCCGCGTACGAGGACACGACGCGACTgtacaaatatacaaacattGAAAATCTAGCCAGGTTACGTGCTTGTTTAACGGGAGCCGCACGCGACACTGTTGCGGTTCTATTAAGCACAACGAACGATCCTGAGCTAATAATGAGAACGCTTAACCAATGCTATGGTCGACCCGAAATAATTATCGACCGTGCAATGGATGAGATCAAGAAGCTGCCGCGACCCGGCACGACGGCTGTAGAACTTAACCAATTCGCCGTGAAAGTACAAAATATAGCTTGGCTGTTAAACAGCATAGAGGATAGAAGCTACGTTAATAGTACGATGCTCGTCagagaaatattaaataaactgaGCCTGCACTATCAAGCACGGTGGACGGACTACGGTCAAGCACATGGCACGACATATGAGCCCATATTTCTCACATTGTCGAATTATCTCATCAAAGAAGCGGATCTACAACTTACATACAACTACAGTAAGAAGACAGAGACAACAACAGTTGAAAAAAGAGAGAGTCGACCGCTACGCCGCGCGAACATTTATGCGACTAATAACGATGATAAAAAGATAAGTTGCTTATGTTGCGGGCGCGAGCATGAAACACCAAAGTGCAAAGAATTTGCAAATATGTCGCTAAGTCAACGTTGGGAACGAATGAAGAAGGCGCGAGCCTGTTTTCAATGCATTGTTAGCACGCACCTGCGATCCCGGTGCAAGCATAAAAGGTGCGACATAGACGGGTGCGATAAACCGCATCACCCGATGTTACATGAAGAAAAAATAGCGATCGAAGAGAAACCGACTGAAGTTGTACTCTCGACTACTATTAACAGCAACAACCAAgctgttttattaaaagtatgtCCGGTGTACATAAAATCGGATGGTGAAAAGCAAATCAAAACTTATGCTTTATTAGACGAGGGATCAACAATATCATTGATCGACGAAGACCTCGCACGAGAGCTTGAATTAGACGGACCTACGCAACCCCTACGAATAAGCGGGGTGGGGGCGTCAAGCGACATCATGAACAGTAGATCGGTGCAAATTAAGATAAGCCGACAAAACAATGGAGCGTCACGCGCGATCCGTGTGCGAACAATGACAAACCTAGCAATAGGTGGACAAACAATAAGCGCGAACACGCTGAAATACGATCATTTAAAAGGATTGCCTTTGAAAGACGTCATCGGTAAAGTCAAACCGAAGTTGTTAATCGGGTCCGATAACTGGGACTTGATTATATCAAGAAAGCTGAGAACCGGCAAACGTGGCGAACCTGTAGCGTCACTCACACGACTAGGGTGGGTCATACACGGCACCACACCCAAAACAACATTAAGTCGTGAAAATGTGTTACACACGTATGAAAACGACGATGACTGCGTTAGTAACAAATCATTGGAAAAACTAATGAAGAAAAGCTACGAAATCGACGCACTCGGTATAAAAGTAACACAAAGAAAATCGAGTGTCGACGAGCGCGCTATACGCATATTTGAAGAAACAGCACGTCGCATTAACGGACGTTTTGAAGTAGGCCTGCCATGGCGAACCGACAAACCTACGCTACCGTTAAACTATGAGATGGCTAGAAAAAGGTTAAAATCCATTGAGAACAAAATGGACCGATGCGAAGAATTCAAACATGCATACACGGCGGAGATTCAAAATCTCATTAACAAGGGATACGCCGCACCGGTAACAAACGATGACTTACCGGCGACTACTACGTGGTATCTCCCGCACTTCGCAGTCGTTAACCCAAACAAGCCGGGAAAACTCAGAGTGGTGTTCGACGCGGCCGCAAGAGATAAGGGCGTCTGCTTAAATGACGAGCTGCTAGACGGCCCCGACTTACTTCAGTCACTGCCGGGAATACTCTACAAATATAGAGAAAATGAAGTCGCAGTGACGGCCGACGTTAAAGAAATGTTTCTTCAAATTAAGATTAGAAAACAAGATCAAGGCGCGCAGCTTTTCCTTTGGCGAGGCGATGATAGAACGAGCCCTCCgaaaacgtttaaaatgaCTTCAATGATATTTGGAGCTCGTAGTTCGCCATTCATCGCACACAGCGTTAGAAACAAGAACGCTGAAGATTTCCGATTATCGCATCCGCTAGCATATGAAGCGATAACGAAAAATCATTATATGGATGACTTCGTCGATAGCTTCAGGACCGAAGACGAAGCTATACAAACAATCAAGGAGGTCATACATGTGCACGCCCACGCTAGCTTCACATTAGCTGGGTGGAGTAGTAATCGCGACACGGTGATACAACACACGCCGTTCGACCTGCGAACACGGGCGACCGCGAGTCTAGTGGCCACTAACCACGATATGAATAAGACATTGGGAATGGTATGGATCCCGCGAGAAGATAGACTTTCCTTTAACACATGTCTAGCGAGGATTCACACCGATGTGAAAGAGCGCCGTCGACCTCCTTCAAAGAGGGAAGCGCTAGGAACGGTGATGTCAATCTTCGACCCGCTGGGACTCATAAGTTATTATACAATCACGGCCAAAATAATACTTCAAAATTTATGGAGGCTGAAGCTTGATTGGGACGAGCCCATACCGGCAGAAGACTACGCTAACTTCGATGACTGGCTGAAACGATTAAATGACATCACCAAGCTGCGAATACCACGATGGTACGGCAATACGGGGGGAGTTAAAGTCGAACTTCATGTTTTCTGCGACGCCTCCGAGCAAGCGTACGCAAGCGCCGCCTACTGGCGCTCCGAAGAGCCGAACGGAAACGTACGCATAGCGCTAATATCTGGTAAAGCGCGAGTAGCGCCGTTGAAAACACAAAGCATTCCAAGACTCGAGCTGCAGGCCGCACTAATTGGCGTACGTCTTGCGTCCACTATACTAAAGGAGCATAGACTAGCCGTGGCGAGTCACACATATTGGACGGACTCAACAACCGTATTGCAGTGGATACGAAACGATAAAGCTCGTCACACTCCATTCGTGGCGAACAGGCTGGGTGAAATAGCTGAATTAACGAAGATAAATCAATGGCGGTGGGTGCCTACCGCCGACAATGTGGCGGACGACGCGACTCGTATCAATAACGAAGAAAAGAACGAGAACGACCGTTGGTTCACCGGCCCCGCTTTCCTACGCGAACCGAGGGAATCATGGCCCGAACAAGCACCGTGGCTAGAAGTGGCGGCTGTTGAACATCACACAGCCACAGAACGAGCCGACATACGACAGAGCGTACCGGATGTAACACGCTTTTCAAAATACGAGCGTTACATACGAGCGATCGCCTATGtgcttatgtttataaatcgAGCGAAGAAAATCAAGACGACGCTCGACGCTAATTTGCTAGAAGAAGCCGAACGCTTAGCAATAAAAGCTTCACAACACGACAAGTTTGAAGAAGATATAGAAAGATTGACGAACAAAAAGTCAATATGTCGAAGCAGCAGATTAGCCAAACTTGATCCCGTGCTTGACGAACACGGCCTCCTGCGACTGAACGGCCGCTTGAAGCACGCAGCCATACCGAACGTATGCAAGTGTCCCGTCATATTGGACGGCGGTCATCGCTTCACAAGACTATTAGTGCGAAGAGAACATGAAAGAGCGCTGCACGCGAACAATGAGCGTGTGGTTAACGACCTACGGCAGCGATATTGGATATTGCGAGTCAGACCGACAGTTAAGGCCGTAGCGAAGGAATGCTCGACATGTCGTATAAAGAAGGCCACGCCCACTATGCCGAACTTCGGTGACCTACCTGCGGAGCGGACCGAGGCATTCGTGCGACCATTCACGAATTGCGGACTCGACTATTTCGGTCCAATGACGATCACAATAGGACGCCGAAGAGAGAAGCGCTGGGGGGCTCTATTTACTTGCCTTTCAACACGGgctgtacacatagagttagTCGGCACTCTCACTACGGATTCGGCAATAATGGCGATGCGACGTATGGCAGCGCGACGTGGGTGGCCGCGAGTTATGTACTCAGACAACGCAACTAATTTCCGCGGCGCCGATACTGAGTTACGTCGAGCCATTGAAGTATGGGAAAGTGAACTTAAAGACTATGGCCTACAACAGCGAATGAACTGGAAAtag